A region of Eriocheir sinensis breed Jianghai 21 unplaced genomic scaffold, ASM2467909v1 Scaffold541, whole genome shotgun sequence DNA encodes the following proteins:
- the LOC126993008 gene encoding kin of IRRE-like protein 2 — MFVRRYVTEPHTSADGNVTTSSLTFTPQHEDDGAVLRCQAETHADLSKLEDTLNLTVHYLPTASARFGSSLDASNIKEGDDVYFECSVHANPPVSHVSWRHMIPIYLPSLEAGVIVSNVSLVLQGVKREQAGRYSCHAHNEVGDAGSPPLRLDVKYAPVCAPGQVTRYAVSHNEDAEVTCSVQANPLQATFHWTFNNTADTIDVPQGRYTSSSSHSVITYTPIATLDYGTLLCWASNAIGTQQEPCVFHIVPAGKPEPPRNCTAGQRTRTSVRVKCTAGNSGGLPQHFLLQATMEDGAHHAFNLTASSPTFFVEGLRAGGRYRLTVSAYNQKGSSRPVPLILTGPPRSSGSSFQARDGPSEAEVRDGKNGGGGSGGGGSGNGSSGGEAGEGGGRKKYLGVLSMNSLIPAALGIGAGLILIIIVLILLITFRTRRPARRRHSRHEDSPSKESDAGDTATTTPTTVPAHHHHHPHHHQHILLAAAEHQSPITTHHTTTCLERETQVESESDAEPDVIPLQEGVRPPDLEPPPSTLLPPSRYQYGPVPAHTPPTASPRSGRGATTALMDAPACALHVVPHPPCPQPSQRHSTLPRHPPRPPAPVEPPLPLPPPTSLPPPPLEYQTERQKPEPLIEGQSQEAPASPDKPKRESSV; from the exons acCTGCCCACCGCCTCGGCCAGGTTCGGCTCTTCGCTGGACGCCTCCAACATCAAGGAAGGCGACGACGTTTACTTCGAGTGCTCCGTCCACGCCAACCCGCCAGTCTCACACGTCAGCTGGCGGCACATGA TACCCATTTACCTTCCATCC CTCGAGGCCGGCGTGATCGTGAGCAACGTGAGTTTAGTGCTGCAGGGCGTGAAGCGGGAACAGGCCGGCCGCTACTCCTGCCACGCCCACAACGAGGTCGGGGACGCCGGCTCGCCTCCCCTCAGGCTGGACGTCAAGT ACGCCCCCGTGTGCGCGCCGGGGCAGGTGACACGCTACGCCGTGAGCCACAACGAGGACGCGGAGGTGACGTGCTCGGTGCAGGCCAACCCGCTGCAGGCCACCTTCCACTGGACCTTCAACAACACGGCGGACACCATCGACGTACCGCAGGGCCGCTACACCTCCTCCAGCAGCCACAGCGTCATCACCTACACGCCCATCGCCACCCTCGATTACGGGACGCTGCTCTGCTGGGCCTCCAACGCCATCGGCACGCAGCAGGAGCCGTGCGTCTTCCACATCGTGCCTGCCG GTAAGCCGGAGCCGCCCAGGAACTGCACGGCGGGCCAGCGAACGCGCACCTCCGTCAGGGTGAAGTGCACGGCGGGGAACAGTGGGGGGTTGCCGCAACACTTCCTGCTTCAGGCCACCATGGAAGACGGCGCCCACCACGCCTTCAACCTCACTGCCTCCAGCCCAACTTTTTTC GTGGAGGGGCTGCGTGCTGGAGGCCGCTACCGCCTCACCGTCTCGGCCTACAACCAGAAGGGCTCCAGCCGCCCCGTCCCGCTCATCCTAACGGGGCCGCCTCGCTCCTCCGGCTCCTCCTTCCAGgcccgcg ACGGGCCATCAGAGGCAGAGGTTCGGGATGGCAagaacggcggcggcggcagcggcggaggTGGCAGCGGTAACGGGAGCAGCGGCGGCGAGGCGGGCGAGGGCGGCGGCCGCAAGAAGTACCTGGGAGTGCTGTCCATGAACTCGCTCATCCCCGCGGCCCTTGGCATCGGTGCGGggctcatcctcatcatcatcgtcctcatcctcctcatcaccttCCGCACGCGtcgtcccgcccgccgccgccactcccGCCACGAGGACTCCCCTAGCAAGGAGTCCGACGCGGGTGACActgccaccaccacgcccaccaccgtccccgcgcaccaccaccaccacccgcaccaccaccagcacatccTCCTGGCGGCCGCCGAGCATCAGTCAcccatcaccacacaccacaccaccacctgccTAGAGAGGGAGACACAG GTAGAATCAGAGAGTGACGCCGAGCCAGACGTGATTCCCCTGCAAGAAGGTGTGCGCCCCCCGGACCTGGAACCGCCCCCCTCCACCCTGCTCCCCCCCAGCCGCTACCAGTACGGCCCCGTCCCCGCCCACACCCCGCCCACG GCCAGCCCGAGAAGCGGCAGGGGGGCCACTACTGCCCTGATGGACGCCCCCGCCTGCGCCCTACACGTTGTGCCGCACCCGCCCTGTCCACAACCGTCCCAGCGACACTCCACCCTCCCCCGACACCCACCCCGCCCCCCAGCCCCTGTAGAGCCCCCCTTACCCCTACCCCCTCCAACCAGCCTACCGCCGCCGCCCTTGGAGTAccagacggagagacagaagcCGGAGCCGTTGATAGAGGGACAGAGCCAAGAAGCGCCCGCATCGCCTGACAAGCCCAAACGGGAGAGCTCAGTATGA